The Streptomyces sp. Je 1-332 genome has a window encoding:
- a CDS encoding FAD-dependent oxidoreductase yields the protein MAGVQTAVALREQGFTGAVTLIGAEPHQPYDRPPLSKAVLLGKAEGSAFDIDFEALGIELSLGHEVTGVRPAEHELDTERGPVPYDALVIATGAAPILLPGASGVPGVHLLRTLDDAERLRPVLAEQRRIVVVGAGWIGAEFATAAREAGCSVTVVEAAERPLAGALPAEVAAPMAAWYADSGADLRTHARVDRVEPGSVFLTDGTRLPADAVVVGIGARPATAWLADSGITLGAHREVLADDHLRTSEPDVYAVGDCSSFPSGRYGERLLVHHWDNALQGPRTVAANIIGDTPSAYDPVPYFWSEQFGRFVQYAGHHASADELVWRGDPLGVAWTVCWLRGGVLVAVLAVGRPRDLAQGRKLIEAGAGLSAELASDPAVPLKKAVLP from the coding sequence ATGGCCGGCGTGCAGACCGCCGTGGCGCTGCGCGAGCAGGGGTTCACCGGTGCGGTCACCCTGATCGGCGCGGAACCCCACCAGCCGTACGACAGGCCGCCGCTGTCCAAGGCCGTGCTGCTCGGCAAGGCGGAGGGCTCCGCCTTCGACATCGACTTCGAGGCCCTCGGCATCGAGCTGAGCCTGGGCCACGAGGTCACGGGCGTGCGCCCCGCGGAGCACGAACTGGACACCGAGCGTGGCCCGGTCCCGTACGACGCCCTGGTCATCGCCACCGGCGCCGCGCCGATCCTGCTGCCCGGCGCCTCCGGGGTTCCCGGGGTCCATCTGCTGCGCACCCTGGACGACGCCGAGCGGCTGCGGCCCGTGCTCGCCGAACAGCGCCGCATCGTGGTCGTCGGCGCGGGCTGGATCGGCGCCGAGTTCGCGACCGCCGCGCGTGAGGCGGGCTGTTCGGTCACCGTCGTCGAGGCCGCGGAGCGACCGCTGGCCGGGGCCCTGCCCGCGGAGGTCGCGGCGCCCATGGCGGCTTGGTACGCCGACTCCGGGGCCGACCTGCGCACCCACGCGCGCGTGGACCGCGTCGAACCCGGCAGCGTCTTCCTGACCGACGGCACCCGGCTGCCCGCGGACGCGGTCGTCGTCGGCATCGGCGCACGCCCCGCCACGGCCTGGCTCGCGGACTCCGGCATCACCCTGGGCGCCCACCGGGAGGTCCTCGCCGACGACCACCTGCGGACCTCGGAGCCCGACGTGTACGCGGTCGGCGACTGCTCCTCCTTCCCTTCGGGAAGGTATGGCGAGCGCCTCCTCGTCCACCACTGGGACAACGCCCTGCAGGGCCCGCGCACGGTGGCGGCGAACATCATCGGCGATACCCCTTCGGCGTACGACCCCGTCCCGTACTTCTGGTCCGAGCAGTTCGGCCGCTTCGTCCAGTACGCCGGGCACCACGCCTCCGCCGACGAGCTGGTGTGGCGCGGCGACCCCTTGGGCGTCGCCTGGACCGTGTGCTGGCTGCGCGGGGGCGTCCTGGTGGCCGTCCTCGCGGTGGGCCGTCCCAGGGACCTGGCGCAGGGCCGCAAGCTGATCGAGGCGG
- the thiO gene encoding glycine oxidase ThiO encodes MHPRTPPHTTSTTGASTTDVLVVGGGIIGLVTAWRAAQRGLSVAVVDPEPGGGAAQVAAGMLAAVTELHYGEQTLLALNVASAQRYPDFAAELTEASGLDLGYRASGTLAVALDSDDRAHLRELHALQQRSGLASEWLSGRECRRLEPMLAPGVRGGLRVDGDHQIDPRRLAAALLLACERAGVIFHHAWAERLTVVADRATGVVLADGTALEAGHTVLAGGSLSGRLDGVPEGVLPPVRPVKGQVLRLTVPQRYAPFLSRTVRAVVRGSHVYLVPRENGELVVGATSEELGWDTTVTAGGVYELLRDAHELVPGITELPLTETRAGLRPGSPDNAPMLGPTALPGLQLATGHYRNGVLLTPVTGDVMAHALTTGELPDEAQGFTPLRFAGTPRAQHFMEQHA; translated from the coding sequence ATGCATCCACGTACACCACCCCACACGACGAGTACGACCGGCGCGAGCACGACCGACGTCCTGGTCGTCGGGGGCGGCATCATCGGCCTGGTCACGGCCTGGCGGGCGGCGCAGCGCGGCCTGTCCGTCGCGGTCGTGGACCCCGAGCCCGGCGGCGGCGCGGCGCAGGTGGCCGCGGGCATGCTGGCCGCCGTCACCGAGCTGCACTACGGGGAGCAGACGCTGCTCGCCCTGAACGTGGCCTCCGCGCAGCGCTATCCCGACTTCGCGGCCGAGCTGACGGAGGCGAGCGGCCTCGATCTCGGCTACCGCGCGAGCGGCACGCTCGCCGTCGCCCTCGACTCCGACGACCGTGCGCACCTGCGTGAGCTGCACGCTCTTCAGCAGCGGTCGGGGCTCGCTTCGGAGTGGCTGAGCGGGCGCGAGTGCCGCCGTCTGGAGCCGATGCTCGCGCCGGGCGTCCGGGGCGGGCTTCGGGTCGACGGCGATCACCAGATCGACCCTCGCAGACTCGCCGCTGCGCTCCTCCTGGCCTGCGAGCGGGCGGGCGTGATCTTCCACCACGCGTGGGCGGAGCGCCTTACGGTCGTGGCCGACCGGGCCACCGGAGTCGTCCTCGCCGACGGCACCGCCCTGGAGGCCGGTCACACCGTGCTCGCCGGAGGCAGCCTCAGCGGGCGCCTCGACGGGGTCCCGGAGGGCGTACTGCCGCCCGTGCGCCCGGTGAAGGGGCAGGTGCTGCGGCTCACCGTGCCGCAGCGGTACGCGCCGTTCCTGAGCCGCACCGTGCGCGCCGTCGTGCGCGGCAGTCACGTCTACCTGGTGCCGCGCGAGAACGGCGAGCTCGTCGTCGGCGCGACCAGCGAGGAACTCGGCTGGGACACGACGGTCACGGCCGGCGGCGTGTACGAGCTGCTCCGGGACGCCCATGAGCTCGTACCGGGCATCACGGAACTGCCGCTGACGGAGACCCGGGCGGGCCTGCGCCCCGGCTCCCCCGACAACGCGCCGATGCTCGGCCCGACCGCGCTGCCCGGCCTCCAGCTGGCCACCGGGCACTACCGCAACGGCGTACTCCTGACGCCCGTGACCGGCGACGTGATGGCGCACGCCCTGACCACCGGTGAACTGCCCGACGAAGCACAGGGGTTCACTCCTCTGCGCTTCGCCGGAACCCCCCGAGCACAGCACTTCATGGAGCAGCACGCATGA
- the thiS gene encoding sulfur carrier protein ThiS: protein MTLPSDTAVTAVSVNGEARDVATGTTLEALVATLTAAPSGVAAALNETVVPRTRWSTTPLTDGDRVEVLTAVQGG from the coding sequence ATGACTCTCCCGTCCGACACAGCCGTCACCGCCGTCTCCGTGAATGGAGAGGCGCGCGACGTGGCCACCGGCACCACGCTCGAAGCCCTCGTCGCGACCCTCACCGCGGCCCCGTCCGGTGTCGCCGCCGCGCTCAACGAGACCGTGGTCCCGCGTACGCGCTGGTCCACCACCCCGCTCACCGACGGGGACCGCGTCGAGGTCCTCACCGCCGTCCAAGGAGGCTGA
- a CDS encoding thiazole synthase, whose product MADDPFVIGGLTLSSRLIMGTGGAPSLDILERSLVASGTELTTVAMRRLDPGVQGSVLSVLDRLGIRVLPNTAGCFTAGEAVLTARLAREALGTDLVKLEVIADERTLLPDPIELIDAAETLVDDGFTVLPYTNDDPVLARKLEDVGCAAIMPLGSPIGSGLGIRNPHNFQLIVERAGVPVILDAGAGTASDAALAMELGCAGVMLASAVTRAQEPVLMAEGMRHGVEAGRLAYRAGRIPRRHFAEASSPVEGMARLDPERPAF is encoded by the coding sequence ATGGCAGACGACCCCTTCGTCATCGGCGGGCTCACCCTCTCCTCACGCCTGATCATGGGTACGGGCGGTGCGCCGAGCCTGGACATCCTGGAACGCTCCCTCGTCGCCTCCGGTACGGAGCTGACGACGGTCGCGATGCGCCGCCTGGACCCCGGGGTGCAGGGCTCGGTGCTCTCCGTCCTCGACCGGCTCGGCATCCGGGTCCTGCCGAACACGGCGGGCTGCTTCACCGCGGGCGAGGCCGTCCTGACCGCCCGGCTCGCCCGGGAGGCGCTCGGCACCGACCTGGTCAAGCTGGAGGTCATCGCGGACGAGCGCACGCTGCTTCCCGACCCGATCGAGCTCATCGACGCCGCCGAGACCCTCGTCGACGACGGCTTCACGGTCCTTCCGTACACGAACGACGACCCGGTCCTCGCCCGGAAGCTGGAGGACGTGGGCTGCGCGGCGATCATGCCGCTCGGCTCCCCCATCGGCTCCGGGCTCGGCATCCGCAACCCGCACAACTTCCAGCTGATCGTCGAGCGCGCGGGCGTGCCGGTGATCCTGGACGCGGGGGCGGGGACGGCGTCCGACGCGGCGCTCGCCATGGAGCTGGGGTGCGCGGGTGTGATGCTCGCCTCGGCCGTGACGCGGGCCCAGGAGCCGGTCCTGATGGCCGAGGGCATGCGGCACGGGGTCGAGGCGGGGCGGCTCGCGTACCGGGCCGGGCGCATTCCCCGGCGGCACTTCGCCGAGGCGTCCTCGCCCGTGGAGGGGATGGCCCGGCTCGATCCGGAGCGGCCCGCGTTCTGA
- the pknB gene encoding Stk1 family PASTA domain-containing Ser/Thr kinase → MDTTLQDPLVGQVLDGRYRVDGRIAVGGMATVYRAVDTRLDRVLALKVMHPTLAADVSFVDRFIREAKSVARLSHPNVVGVYDQGADGAYVYLAMEYIAGCTLRDVLRERGALQPRAALDILEPVLAALGAAHRAGFVHRDMKPENVLIGDDGRVKVADFGLVRAVDTVTNTTGTVLGTVSYLAPEQIEHGTADTRVDVYACGVVLYEMLTGAKPHSGESPAQVLYQHLHEDVPPPSAAVPGLAVELDDLVASATARTPDVRPHDAVALLGQARLARAALSVEQLDAVPPQALAADPGHDNSDDRTSVIPRAARSVQLPLPTDGDEDGQDRQDQLNRTSVLASPPPGPPATPSRRRPAPRRRTFAVVAAVLLALGLGAGVWYINSGQFTKVPPLLAKTESAAKKRLGEEGLEVNAVKRAYSDTDKRGTVMATDPEAGERIRDNDSVTLTISKGPEIVKVPSLADTPVAKAKDELKDAGFAPGMTNKAFSDDVRKGSVIRTDPKAGTKRKAGSAIAITVSKGPAIDVPDVTGDSQSDATSELEDAGLKVKIATKRVHSDEDKGTVIDQSPREGQTQLAEGDTVTLTLSKGPEMIEVPDVEGMSVDDATQELEDAEFEVEKDRGLLGLFGDTVKSQSVEGGEEAPKGSTITIEIR, encoded by the coding sequence GTGGACACGACCCTTCAGGACCCGCTCGTCGGGCAGGTGCTCGACGGCCGCTATCGCGTGGACGGGCGGATCGCGGTCGGCGGGATGGCCACGGTCTACCGGGCCGTGGACACCCGCCTCGACCGCGTGCTCGCGCTCAAGGTGATGCACCCGACGCTGGCCGCCGACGTCTCTTTCGTCGACCGCTTCATCCGCGAGGCGAAGTCGGTCGCCCGGCTCTCGCACCCGAACGTGGTGGGGGTGTACGACCAGGGCGCCGACGGGGCGTACGTCTATCTCGCGATGGAGTACATCGCCGGTTGCACCCTGCGTGACGTGCTCCGCGAGCGCGGCGCCCTGCAGCCGCGCGCCGCCCTCGACATCCTGGAACCGGTCCTCGCCGCGCTCGGCGCCGCGCACCGCGCGGGCTTCGTGCACCGCGACATGAAGCCGGAGAACGTCCTCATAGGGGACGACGGCCGGGTCAAGGTCGCCGACTTCGGACTCGTGCGCGCGGTGGACACCGTCACGAACACGACCGGCACGGTCCTCGGCACCGTCTCCTACCTCGCTCCCGAGCAGATAGAGCACGGCACGGCCGACACACGCGTGGACGTGTACGCCTGCGGCGTCGTGCTCTACGAAATGCTGACCGGTGCCAAGCCGCACTCCGGTGAGAGCCCCGCCCAGGTGCTCTACCAACACCTCCACGAGGATGTGCCGCCCCCGTCGGCGGCCGTCCCGGGGCTCGCCGTCGAGCTCGACGACCTGGTGGCCTCCGCCACCGCCCGCACCCCCGACGTACGCCCGCACGACGCGGTGGCGCTGCTCGGGCAGGCCAGGCTGGCGCGGGCCGCGCTCTCCGTGGAGCAGCTGGACGCGGTGCCGCCGCAGGCACTCGCGGCGGACCCCGGCCACGACAACTCCGACGACCGTACGAGCGTGATCCCGCGCGCGGCACGCTCCGTACAGCTGCCGCTTCCCACGGACGGCGACGAGGACGGGCAGGACCGGCAGGACCAGCTCAACCGCACGAGTGTCCTCGCGTCACCGCCGCCCGGTCCACCGGCCACCCCGAGCCGCAGGCGCCCCGCTCCGCGCCGCCGCACGTTCGCGGTGGTCGCCGCGGTCCTGCTCGCGCTCGGCCTCGGCGCCGGGGTCTGGTACATCAACTCCGGCCAGTTCACGAAGGTCCCGCCGCTCCTGGCGAAGACCGAGTCGGCGGCCAAGAAGCGCCTCGGCGAAGAGGGGCTCGAGGTCAACGCCGTCAAGCGCGCCTACAGCGACACCGACAAGCGCGGCACGGTCATGGCCACCGACCCCGAGGCGGGCGAGCGCATCCGTGACAACGACTCGGTGACGCTGACCATCTCGAAGGGCCCCGAGATCGTGAAGGTCCCGAGCCTCGCGGACACTCCCGTGGCCAAAGCGAAGGACGAGCTCAAGGACGCCGGGTTCGCTCCCGGGATGACGAACAAAGCCTTCAGCGACGACGTCCGCAAGGGCTCCGTGATCCGCACGGACCCGAAGGCGGGCACCAAGCGCAAGGCGGGCTCCGCCATCGCGATCACCGTCAGCAAGGGCCCCGCGATCGACGTCCCCGACGTGACGGGCGATTCCCAGTCCGACGCGACGTCCGAGCTCGAGGACGCGGGCCTGAAGGTCAAGATCGCGACGAAGCGGGTGCACTCCGACGAGGACAAGGGCACGGTCATCGACCAGTCCCCCAGGGAGGGCCAGACGCAGCTCGCGGAGGGCGACACGGTCACGCTGACGCTGTCCAAGGGCCCCGAGATGATCGAGGTCCCGGACGTCGAGGGCATGAGCGTCGACGACGCCACGCAGGAGCTGGAGGACGCCGAGTTCGAGGTCGAGAAGGACCGAGGCCTGCTCGGTCTCTTCGGGGACACGGTGAAGAGCCAGTCCGTGGAGGGCGGCGAAGAGGCGCCCAAGGGCTCCACGATCACCATCGAGATCCGCTGA
- a CDS encoding deoxyribonuclease IV produces MSSIDSPSTDSFSASSRNPVGSHVPVAGGLASVGLSYARDLGAEAVQVFVANPRGWATPPGNPKQDEEFRAACAAEGIPAYVHAPYLINFGSHTEATVEKSVESLRHSLRRARAIGALGVVVHTGSATGGRDRAVALRQVRDRMLPLLDELTHDDDPYLLLESTAGQGFSLCSRTWDFGPYFDALDSHPKLGVCLDTCHIFAAGHDLTGPSGMKQTLDLLVDTVGEGRLKLIHANDSKDVVGAHKDRHENIGTGHIGEEPFRELMTHAATENVPLIIETPGGKEGHAADVARLKELRSS; encoded by the coding sequence GTGAGCAGCATCGACTCCCCCAGTACCGATTCCTTCAGCGCCTCGTCACGCAACCCCGTCGGCAGCCATGTCCCCGTGGCCGGCGGCCTCGCGTCCGTAGGGCTTTCGTACGCCCGTGACCTGGGCGCCGAGGCCGTCCAGGTCTTCGTGGCCAATCCGCGGGGCTGGGCCACGCCGCCCGGCAACCCGAAGCAGGACGAGGAGTTCCGCGCGGCCTGCGCCGCCGAGGGGATACCCGCGTACGTCCACGCGCCCTACCTCATCAACTTCGGGTCGCACACCGAGGCGACCGTCGAGAAGTCCGTGGAGTCGCTGCGCCACTCGCTGCGCCGGGCCCGCGCCATCGGCGCGCTGGGGGTCGTCGTGCACACCGGCTCCGCGACCGGTGGCCGGGACCGCGCCGTCGCGCTGCGGCAGGTGCGCGACCGGATGCTGCCGCTGCTCGACGAGCTGACGCACGACGACGACCCGTATCTCCTCCTGGAGTCGACCGCGGGCCAGGGCTTCTCGCTCTGCTCCCGCACCTGGGACTTCGGCCCCTACTTCGACGCCCTCGACTCCCACCCGAAGCTGGGCGTCTGCCTCGACACCTGCCACATCTTCGCGGCGGGCCACGATCTGACCGGACCCAGCGGCATGAAGCAGACGCTGGACCTCCTGGTCGACACCGTCGGCGAGGGCCGCCTGAAGCTGATCCACGCCAACGACTCCAAGGACGTGGTCGGCGCCCACAAGGACCGCCACGAGAACATCGGCACCGGCCACATCGGCGAGGAGCCCTTCCGCGAGCTGATGACACACGCGGCGACCGAGAACGTGCCGCTGATCATCGAGACCCCCGGCGGCAAGGAGGGTCACGCGGCGGACGTGGCACGGCTGAAGGAGCTCCGGAGCAGCTAG
- a CDS encoding sulfite oxidase-like oxidoreductase, translating into MGQSADRASREAVEPELPPGQRLQRGWPVTHYGPVPKFRPERWEFRVFGATADGAKHCWTHEEFSALPYATVVGDLHCVTKFSMLGAEWGGVPARALVEIAPPAPDATHVMVWAEYGFSSNLRMADFLDERTIFATHKGGELLTAEHGFPLRLVVPHLYAWKGPKWVRGVEYMTADRRGFWEERGYHNVGDPWTEQRYSYQEGPGDGPEL; encoded by the coding sequence ATGGGTCAGTCGGCGGATCGCGCATCTCGGGAAGCAGTGGAGCCGGAGCTCCCACCGGGGCAGCGACTGCAACGGGGCTGGCCGGTCACCCACTACGGCCCGGTGCCGAAGTTCCGCCCGGAGCGCTGGGAGTTCAGGGTCTTCGGAGCCACCGCCGACGGGGCCAAGCACTGCTGGACGCACGAGGAGTTCTCGGCTCTTCCGTACGCCACCGTGGTCGGCGATCTGCACTGCGTCACGAAGTTCAGCATGCTCGGCGCCGAATGGGGCGGTGTCCCCGCGCGGGCGCTGGTCGAGATCGCCCCGCCTGCGCCCGACGCCACCCACGTGATGGTCTGGGCCGAGTACGGCTTCAGCTCGAACCTGCGCATGGCCGACTTCCTGGACGAGCGCACGATCTTCGCCACCCACAAAGGGGGCGAACTGCTGACGGCGGAGCACGGATTTCCGCTGCGGCTCGTGGTGCCCCATCTGTACGCGTGGAAGGGCCCCAAGTGGGTCCGCGGCGTCGAGTACATGACCGCCGACCGCCGCGGCTTCTGGGAGGAGCGCGGCTACCACAACGTCGGCGACCCCTGGACCGAGCAGCGCTACTCCTACCAGGAGGGGCCCGGGGACGGCCCCGAGCTCTGA
- the bfr gene encoding bacterioferritin yields MQGDPEVIEFLNEQLTAELTAINQYFLHAKMQENFGWPKLAKYTRSESIDEMKHAEILTDRILFLDGLPNYQRLFHVRVGQTVTEMFQADRQIEAEAIDRLKRGIEVMRGKGDITSANIFESILEDEEHHIDYLDTQLELVEKLGEPLYIAQLIEQPEG; encoded by the coding sequence ATGCAGGGCGACCCCGAGGTCATCGAATTTCTCAACGAGCAGCTGACCGCCGAGCTCACGGCGATCAACCAGTACTTTCTCCACGCCAAGATGCAGGAGAACTTCGGCTGGCCCAAGCTCGCCAAGTACACCCGGTCCGAGTCGATCGACGAGATGAAGCACGCGGAGATCCTGACCGACCGGATTCTGTTCCTCGACGGCCTGCCCAACTACCAGCGGCTCTTCCACGTGCGCGTGGGTCAGACCGTCACGGAGATGTTCCAGGCGGACCGGCAGATCGAGGCGGAGGCGATCGACCGCCTCAAGCGCGGGATCGAGGTGATGCGCGGCAAGGGGGACATCACTTCCGCGAACATCTTCGAGTCGATCCTGGAGGACGAGGAGCACCACATCGACTATCTCGACACCCAGCTCGAACTGGTCGAGAAGCTCGGCGAGCCGCTCTACATCGCGCAGCTCATCGAGCAGCCGGAGGGCTAG
- a CDS encoding (2Fe-2S)-binding protein produces MNRVYVCNCFGVTEAQVKQHAADGACTPRQIASASKAGTDCGSCVRSIQAILGRGACPRRQLADQGESVLTGLDATLDTGLDTGLDEAA; encoded by the coding sequence GTGAACCGCGTGTACGTCTGCAACTGCTTCGGAGTCACCGAGGCACAGGTGAAGCAGCACGCGGCCGACGGCGCCTGCACACCCCGCCAGATAGCGTCCGCCAGCAAGGCGGGCACCGACTGCGGTTCGTGCGTACGGAGCATCCAGGCGATACTGGGCCGGGGCGCGTGCCCCCGCAGGCAGCTGGCCGACCAGGGCGAGTCCGTCCTCACCGGCCTGGATGCGACCCTGGACACCGGCCTGGACACCGGCCTGGACGAGGCCGCCTAG
- a CDS encoding class II 3-deoxy-7-phosphoheptulonate synthase — protein MTVNAKTTTNGGNTWRDLPAAQQPEYPDAEALRDVIADLESYPPLVFAGECDQLRARLASVAKGEAFLLQGGDCAEAFDAVSADHIRNKLKTLLQMGAVLTYAASVPVVKVGRIAGQYSKPRSKGTETRDGVTLPTYRGDSVNGFDFDEKSRVPDPERLKRMYNASASTLNLVRAFTTGGYADLRQVHAWNQDFVKSSPSGQRYEQLAREIDNALNFMRACGTDPEEFKTVEFYASHEALLLDYESALTRVDSRTGRLYDTSGHMVWIGERTRQLDGAHIEFASKVRNPIGIKLGPTTTTEEALQYIERLDPDREPGRLTFIVRMGADKVRDKLPELVEKVTASGATVAWITDPMHGNTYEAASGHKTRRFDDVLDEVKGFFEVHKALGTHPGGIHVELTGDDVTECVGGGDEIFVDDLHQRYETACDPRLNRSQSLDLAFLVAEMYRDQ, from the coding sequence GTGACCGTGAACGCTAAGACCACCACTAACGGTGGCAACACCTGGCGAGACCTTCCCGCGGCGCAGCAGCCTGAGTACCCCGATGCCGAGGCTCTGCGCGATGTGATCGCGGACCTCGAGTCGTATCCGCCGCTCGTCTTCGCGGGCGAGTGCGACCAGCTGCGCGCCCGACTGGCCTCCGTCGCCAAGGGAGAGGCGTTCCTGCTTCAGGGCGGCGACTGCGCCGAGGCCTTCGACGCCGTGTCGGCCGACCACATCCGAAACAAGCTCAAGACGCTGCTCCAGATGGGCGCCGTCCTCACGTACGCGGCCTCCGTGCCCGTCGTGAAGGTCGGCCGCATCGCCGGGCAGTACTCGAAGCCGCGCTCCAAGGGCACCGAGACCCGCGACGGCGTGACCCTGCCGACGTACCGCGGCGACTCGGTCAACGGCTTCGACTTCGACGAGAAGTCCCGCGTCCCGGACCCCGAGCGCCTCAAGCGGATGTACAACGCCTCCGCCTCGACGCTCAACCTCGTGCGCGCCTTCACCACCGGCGGGTACGCCGACCTGCGCCAGGTGCACGCCTGGAACCAGGACTTCGTGAAGTCGTCCCCCTCCGGCCAGCGGTACGAGCAGCTGGCGCGCGAGATCGACAACGCGCTCAACTTCATGCGCGCCTGCGGGACGGACCCGGAGGAGTTCAAGACCGTCGAGTTCTACGCCTCGCACGAGGCGCTGCTCCTCGACTACGAGTCGGCGCTCACCCGCGTGGACTCGCGCACCGGGCGGCTCTACGACACCTCGGGCCACATGGTCTGGATCGGTGAGCGCACCCGCCAACTGGACGGCGCGCACATCGAGTTCGCCTCCAAGGTGCGCAACCCGATCGGCATCAAGCTCGGCCCGACGACGACCACGGAAGAGGCGCTGCAGTACATCGAGCGCCTCGACCCGGACCGTGAGCCCGGCCGCCTGACCTTCATCGTCCGCATGGGCGCCGACAAGGTCAGGGACAAGCTCCCGGAGCTGGTCGAGAAGGTCACCGCCTCCGGCGCGACCGTCGCCTGGATCACCGACCCGATGCACGGCAACACGTACGAGGCGGCCTCCGGCCACAAGACGCGCCGCTTCGACGACGTGCTCGACGAGGTCAAGGGCTTCTTCGAGGTCCACAAGGCGCTCGGCACACACCCGGGTGGCATCCACGTCGAGCTCACCGGTGACGACGTCACCGAGTGCGTGGGCGGCGGCGACGAGATCTTCGTCGACGACCTCCACCAGCGCTACGAGACGGCCTGCGACCCGCGCCTGAACCGCAGCCAGTCCCTGGACCTGGCGTTCCTGGTGGCGGAGATGTACCGCGACCAGTAG
- a CDS encoding DUF2867 domain-containing protein: MSAVHNEHERVIKAPADAVGALLDRLSADDDPLFPTPAWAAMTFDRPLGVGATGGHGPVRYSVTEYEPGRRVRFDFTPPDNGFHELSIEPAGEGLGEGYCRVRHVLRTELIGKDRLLWPAVVRPLHDTIIEEVFDNIERAATGGCARPVRWSPRVRLYNRLMWSRPETIGIPEAARLIRTAVDRPGYEDAYRMELLPGQPRDPAAWTGILRDAFPVIAREGGEALLEVEAAGLTARASILVEGCHVTLSTVVRADALRSRAYWGVVKHVHPFMARMMMRRAHRRLALATPAAGERDLERRRSTVSGPSHLVSG; encoded by the coding sequence ATGAGTGCGGTACACAACGAACACGAGCGCGTGATCAAGGCTCCGGCGGACGCCGTGGGCGCCCTGCTCGACCGGCTCTCCGCCGATGACGACCCGCTCTTCCCGACGCCGGCCTGGGCCGCGATGACCTTCGACCGCCCGCTCGGCGTGGGCGCGACCGGCGGCCACGGCCCGGTCCGCTACAGCGTCACGGAGTACGAGCCGGGGCGCCGTGTGCGCTTCGACTTCACGCCGCCGGACAACGGCTTCCACGAGCTGAGCATCGAGCCGGCCGGGGAGGGTCTCGGAGAGGGGTACTGCCGTGTCCGCCACGTCCTTCGGACCGAACTGATCGGCAAGGACCGCCTGCTGTGGCCCGCCGTCGTACGGCCGCTGCACGACACGATCATCGAAGAGGTCTTCGACAACATCGAGCGGGCCGCGACGGGCGGCTGCGCCCGCCCCGTCCGGTGGTCGCCCCGGGTGCGGCTCTACAACCGGCTCATGTGGAGCCGCCCCGAGACCATCGGCATCCCGGAGGCCGCCCGCCTGATCCGCACCGCCGTCGACCGCCCGGGTTACGAGGACGCGTACCGCATGGAGCTGCTCCCCGGGCAGCCGCGCGACCCGGCGGCCTGGACCGGCATCCTGCGCGACGCCTTCCCGGTGATCGCCCGCGAGGGCGGTGAAGCGCTCCTGGAGGTGGAGGCCGCGGGCCTGACCGCCCGCGCGTCGATCCTGGTCGAGGGGTGCCACGTCACGCTCAGCACGGTGGTGCGGGCCGACGCCCTGCGCAGCCGGGCCTACTGGGGCGTGGTCAAGCACGTCCATCCGTTCATGGCCCGCATGATGATGCGCCGCGCGCACCGCAGGCTCGCCCTGGCGACGCCCGCCGCGGGTGAGCGGGATCTTGAGCGTCGGCGCTCGACTGTGTCGGGTCCGTCTCACTTGGTGAGCGGGTGA
- a CDS encoding TetR/AcrR family transcriptional regulator codes for MAQRQKKKPATKPRLTAQDWADAALTAIGEGGVAAVAVEPLAVRLGTTKGSFYWHFANRDALIEAALDRWAQTNTEEMIQEVEAEPDPRRRVRLLFGEAIASATSGSLEVALLATAGHPQVADALRRVTERRVAYVARLFAGLGFPEPEARRRGLLAYTVYLGHVQLGHAVPSALPTVDEFGAYLDEALDVLMMR; via the coding sequence ATGGCGCAACGGCAGAAGAAGAAGCCCGCAACGAAGCCCCGGCTCACCGCTCAGGACTGGGCGGACGCCGCCCTCACCGCGATCGGCGAGGGCGGTGTCGCCGCCGTCGCCGTGGAACCCCTGGCCGTCCGGCTCGGCACCACCAAGGGGAGCTTCTACTGGCACTTCGCCAACCGCGACGCCCTCATCGAGGCCGCCCTCGACCGCTGGGCACAGACCAACACCGAGGAGATGATCCAGGAGGTCGAGGCCGAGCCCGACCCCCGGCGGCGCGTCCGCCTCCTCTTCGGCGAGGCCATCGCGTCGGCCACCTCCGGCTCACTGGAGGTGGCCCTCCTCGCGACGGCCGGGCACCCCCAGGTCGCCGACGCCCTGCGCCGCGTGACCGAGCGCCGGGTGGCGTACGTGGCCAGGCTCTTCGCCGGGCTCGGCTTTCCCGAGCCGGAGGCCCGGCGGCGCGGGCTGCTCGCGTACACGGTCTATCTGGGGCACGTGCAGCTCGGGCACGCGGTGCCGTCGGCGCTGCCCACCGTCGACGAGTTCGGCGCGTATCTCGACGAGGCCCTGGACGTCCTGATGATGCGCTAG
- a CDS encoding trp operon leader peptide: MHAQTTTRNWWWPAHPAAH; the protein is encoded by the coding sequence ATGCACGCGCAGACGACGACTCGTAACTGGTGGTGGCCCGCTCATCCGGCGGCCCACTGA